Part of the Aestuariirhabdus haliotis genome, TACGATCACTACGGCAATCGAGCCCAGCACAACCAAGCCATAGAGCCATCCCGGCAGATGAGACACCAGATCATTTGTCCCTTGATGGTCATCGACTGCGGCATTTCCGACCCCACCAAGTTCCGACATGGCCAACAACGGAATAAAGGCCAGCATGGGAATTACGGCTATGTCTTGAAACAACAGCACTGAAAAAGCGGACTTGCCACCTTCCGTTTTTGCCAACCCCTTCTCTTGAAACGTTTGCAGCACAATGGCCGTGGAAGAAAGAGACAACACCATGCCGATCGCCAGCGACACGGAACAACTTAATCCCAGCATGATACAGACGGCCATAATCAGCAGACTGCTCAGTGTTACCTGTAAGCCTCCCAGCCCAATCAGCTTATTGCGCATCCCCCAGAGCATGCGTGGGTCAAGTTCCAGGCCTACCAAAAACAGCATCATCACGACGCCAAATTCGGCAAAGTGTTGAATCGTAACGGTTTCGGACCCAACCAATCCGGTCAGAGGGCCAATCACAACGCCGGCAATCAGGTAACCCAGCACCGAACCCAGGCCCAGGCGCTTGGCAATAGGAACCGCGATCACCGCAGCGCACAAATAGATAAATGCCTGTATAAAATATCCAGTCATAAAAGTATGCCGTTAAAATCTGTGTCCAGGTGTTCAAGTTGTTTGGCTTTCTCGAAATCTACACGATCCTCTACCAACGCTTCCAGCAGCTGTTGCCACCGGGCAAGGTGGTCGTTCAGTCGATGATCTTCAACAGCGGTTCGTGAGCCAAAAATAACGAAGGGGGCAATAAAATTCATTCGGCACAAATTGGCCGTTTGCTCCAGCGGACGCAACAATTCACGCAGACTAAAGTGGTTATAGCCATCTTCCTGATAGGCTTTTTCCTCACCACCGGCACTGATCACAGGCAACAGCACTTTGTTCTTGAGTGCCGTCCCCTGCTTGCCGTAGGCGAAATTGTATTCCAGCACCAAATCCATCCAGTCTTTCAAAATAGCGGGGGTTGAATACCAGTAGAAAGGAAACAGAAAAATCACCACATCATGCTGACGCAACCTCGTTTGTTCCGCAGCCACATCGATATCATGGTTGGGGTAACGGGCGTACAGATCAATACAGGTCACGCCGTCGATTCCGAATGCGGTGTTAAACATCGGCCGATTCACTTCCGATTGATCCTGAGCCGGATGGGCAAAGAGTATTAATACTTTTTGAGTCATGAAAACACCGAGTCCATTATAGATCTGTTGCCGATATCAAACCGGCAACCCCAGGGCCGTCAGTTGCTGCTCTATTGCCAGCACCAGCTGTTCGCATTTTGTGTCATTGAGCGCGTCAGAATGGGGCTGGCCAAACTGGCCGATATCGTTATCAAAATACAATCCCGAAGCCTTGGCAAACTCCTCAGACAGCGCCGCTCGCATCAAAACATCGGCGCCAATAGCAAGATCTTTGCCCGCCACACCGAAGCCCTCTTTCACCATTTTACTGGCTAACAAAGAACCCGGATTAACGGCAATTATCGCCGGCCCCGTATCACCCAGACCATGCGCCATCTGCCGCGACCACATGGTCAGTGCCAACTTGCTTTGGCCATAGGCAGAAAAATCTTCCTTGACTGCCTGATTGCCCGCCATGGCATCCAGATCGACCGCTTCCTGGGCCGCTGAAGCCAGGTTAACGACTCGCCCCGTGCGATCCATCAACGGCATCAGCCGCTTCGTCAACAGATAGGGGGCCAGGGTATTGACCACGAAACGCACATCGAGATGATCTTTAGTGATCGGTTGGTCCGTTTTATACACGCCGGCATTATTAATAATTACATCGAGACGGGTATGCCGTTCGCTCACCTGCCTGGCCAACTTCTCGACCTCCGACAAATCGGACATATCCGCCTGATAGCTTTCGACTACACCGGCGCTCAGCGCTTTCAGTTTGTTTTCGACGGTCTGCAGCTTTGCCGGGTTTCGACCATGCAACAACAGATGATGTCCCTCGGCAACCAGCTTTTCGGCGGTTACCAAGCCAATGCCATCGGTCGCTCCCGTTAATAAAATAATGCGGTGCATGCGGATCTCCTTCGTTTGCCTCAGTGGCATCGATAATTCAGGCCATTAGGTTATGTTTGTGTCATGCCAGAATTGACTGGCAACCTGCCAATCTGACGATGCAGACTTTTTACTTCCAGGTACCTGAATCAGTCTTTGATATCCTGGATGCTTACCAACATATCCGGCCAAATATGCTGATTTTTCATATCAAACTGAGCGCCTTGCTCATCAGCCCACTTGAAGCGTTTTAATGCCGGTGTTTGACTGGTGGCCTGATACAGCCAGTAGGCTTCTTCACGCAGCGCGGCTTCAATGGGCAAGTCGACAGAAGCATACACCGCCTGCTTGGTGGCATTGATGGACTCCGAGGGCCACAGCGCAATGCGTTCTGCCAGAGCATCGACATAGGGACCAATTTCATCGGCGTCGAACGCTCGATTGATGGTGCCGTAGGCTTCCGCTTCATCGGCATCAAAGTCTCGGGCTCCAAGAACTATCTCCAATGCTCGACCCAGGCCAACCTGACGCGCCATACGTGATGCACCGCCACCACAGGGAAGAATGCCCATACCCACCTCCATCTGCATAAACCTGGCCTTACCTCGAGCGGCAAAACGCATGTCGCAGGCCAGGGCAAATTCGTGACCGCCCCCTCTGGCATAGCCTTCGATCTTGGCGATGGTAGCCTGAGGCAGTTTGCTGATTCTTTCCAGCACCACTTGCAGATCGAGCAATTGCACCTCGTCTCGGGTGCAGGCCTTACTCGACATATCTTTCAGGAAGTTGGTGTCAGCATGGGCAACAAAGATATCCGGATGAGCCGACTGGAACAGAACCACTTTAATCGCCTTGTCGGCCTCCAATTTTTGCGCCAGCATGTTCAGGTCTGCCAGCATCGGTAATCCCTGAATATTGACGGGCGGGTAATCAAACGTAACCCTGAGAACGCCTGCCTGAGCTTCAGCAGAAAAGGTCGTAAAGCCTTGATACTCCATGGTCTTCTCCCTGTTTTAGCAACAATGGGGTGATCAGTGTGGATGTCACCGTACCGGCTTTGATATCCACCTCGATCACAGGTCATCAAGTATAGTCTGGCTTTTGTTGCCCAAGACGGGCAGCGCAGGCAACCATCCACGAAGATCAACGCCACAGGCATCTATCTCCAGCTCTTCTCTTAACCTGGCCTTCTGCCCACAACCAGCCCGGAGTCCACTACACTCAATAAACTGCATTGTAATTCGACCAGGCTTTTGGGCTGGGGCCTGTCGATAATATGGCATCACACGGCCCTTCGGGAGCCTTCGTCATGGCCAAAATCCTCTCTTTTGCCTCCTGGAACGTTGAACACTTTCGCGGTAAGCCCGAACGGGTAGACCGTGTCGTTGAATTACTCGATGAAACAGATCCCGATGTCTTTGCCCTGTACGAGGTCTATGGCAAAGATGTTTTCCAGGGCCTGATGGACAAAATGAGCACGCATAATTTTTTCCTGACAGAAAACACCCGCGATCACGATATGGAAATACTGATTGGCTTCAGGCGCTCACTGTCAGTCTTTGTTACGCAACGTGAGGAGTTCCGATCCAAGGTGCCAACCTTGAGACCCGGCGCCCTGGTCACAGTCAGGCGCTCCGGCAAGGATTATATGCTCCTGTTCCTGCATGCCAAATCCTTTCCAGATCCACGTTCCTGGGGACTACGGGACGACATGTTCAAGCATGCCACCAGTCTGAAACGTAAACTGGACCGTGCCAGCGCCCCGGATCAGGCACGATACCTCTGCCTCGGCGACCTCAATACCATGGGACTCAACGCCACTTACAATAGCCTCAGCGACCTGAGCGCGGAGCAGGAGATTGAATCAGTCACCCGTCGATTCAAGGCCGCCAGAATGAAGCGATTGAGCAAAACCCACGAACTCAGTTGGTGGAACGGTCGAGATAACTACGCCCCCGGAAGTCAACTCGACCATGTCTTCGCTGACAATCAATTGAACATGAAAACCTTTGCGGGTGGCGCCCAGGTTCAAGTGATCGGCTGGCCAGAAAAGGCGACACTCTCCGAGCAACGACAATGGATCGATGAATACTCGGATCACGCGCTGATTTATGGAGAGATTCATTCCTGAGAGATACACCTGGTGATTCAAACCAGACCAGCAGACCAGCAGACCAGCAGACCAGCAGACCAGTGATTAATAGAGATTTTTCAGATCGTGCTTCACTACTGCGCCAACCACCACTTCTGTCGCCTTACCCAATAACCCAAAACCGTTCATATGCGCGGCCAACGCTTTGGGAAATGACGTTATATCGGTTTTACACATCATATTATCGGGGTGCCATAGCCTGGCTTCTTCCAAGTGAGAATCGGTGGCAAACTGACTGGACTTAATACTGACCCTAATGCCCACTTTGGGTATCTTGCCATTCACCGCACAGCGAGCAAGCAGCCCATCACCTGATACTATGTCAGCGACACCCATAATTCTCAGCGTATTGCTGGTTCCTGGCATTAAAAACAGCAGTTCAACCTCGGCACAATCGATGATATTTCGCAAACTCACCGCCACCTTGTTTCCCGGCCGCTCAGGGATTATCAGCGTCGAATCTGCCATCTGCCTGACGAAGCCGGGCTCATCACCCCGGGGGGACAACTCTGTTTTTCCTTCGGCATTGATCGTTTTCAATAATAGATACGGAGATTGAGCAATCATATTCTCAGCGCACAATCGTGAAGCTGCTGCCGGCGACCATAAATTTGCCCGGACCGCAGCCCGCGAGCAATGAAAATACAACTGCTCAATTCTGAACCAACCACAGCCGTCACCTTCATGCCTAACAACGCCATTGATACGCAATGCATGACCAATGCCCGGAACGAGCAAATACAAGCTGGCAGCCATCGGTGATTCGCTCGCACTCTTCATTTCCGGTACTGGCATCGCACCCAGAGCCAGAGTATTCCCATCAATAATATGTAGTCTCTCTTGCGTACAAGGTATCGAACAGATAGCAACTTCGGGTGAAGACGAAGCTAGAAAAGCCAGCTTTGCCAGCCCGATAAACTCTTTTGAATAAGCATCAAGGGCGTTTTTTATGCGCTTATCCAATGTTTTGGAGTAATCCGGAATAATACGCCGCAGGGTTTCTATCGACTCGATTTTGGAAATTTCAGCCGAAGCCTGTGATAACGAGTTGTTTCTATCAGGGGGCATATTGCATACCTGCTCAAGGTTTGAAATTATGCTATTCAGCATATTATGAAACTCGTGGAAGGTTGGAGGTCGATGGTGTCAAATCTGTGGAATATTGAGTCAATCCCAAACACCTCGGGTATTAGATGTCACCACAGTTTTACTGGTTTGCGCTTTCATGCACAGTAATCACGACAGACTGCCTATCCACAACGTTTCTGCGATTGCTGCGATTGACCTTGCCCATGAGTTGATTCATCGAGGACTATTGCGCGCAACACAGATCGCCGGTATCTCAACCGTTATGGCTACGCGGTATGAGGAACATCAACAAGGGATTTCGATTATAGAAAGGCGAGTCAGCGAATATGATTTTGTCTCACTGTGGCAAATAGCCGACAAGGCCGTTTCTTCAAAGGTTTTTCCTGGAACGGACCTTGGCATTGAGTTGGGCGTCACCGTTAACCCTCAAGCGAAAGGCCTACTGGCGAATTGGATTTCTTGTTATGACACTCTTGGGCAAGCCTTTACCTGTTTTCAGGAAAACATTCGCCTGTTAAACGGGGCCGAATCCTGGTTTTCAACGGATCAGGGAAATCAAATTAAGCTCAGTTTCAATTTCAACTCTACATTTACCTACCCCACAATGGCCATAGAGCGTAGCATGAGCGCCCTGCTAGCCTGGTCAGCCTATTTTTGTGGTGACATCATTGATGCTCAATCTGCCACCTTCACTTTTAAAGCACCTCATCACGCCGATCGGTATCCTTCTATTTTCGGCGATAACATACGCTTTAATGCAAACGAAAACGCTATCTGCATAAGCAAGGCGAAGTTCGAGGCACCACTCACGAGCGCCAACCCTTACCTTAAGGAAATACTGAAGGAACGCTCCGGCAGGATAGATCTTAACGAGCCATCAATCATTTCGGCGAAGCAACAAGTGGCTGCACTGCTGCAATCTGACTTAATGACGCACTCAAATATAGACAGGGTATCGCAGCAACTGCACATGAGCAGAGCAACACTCTACAGAAAATTAAAAGAAGAAGGGACAACATTTTCCAAACTACTCAAGAACGAAAGACTTAATCGCTTGCCCGGGGTCGTATCCAGAGACTGCAACAGTCGTGTCGCTTGTGAAAAACTAGGCTTTAAAGATGTTAGCTCTTATTACAAATTTCTTAAACGCACCGAAGTCCAGAGCTCGCTCTGAGATGGCCCAAGCTTCCACAATACATTTGTGATTAATAGGATTCAGGCAGTAAAGCCGTCGCCACTGTGGCATGGTAGTAAACAGAACTGCATCGATCCGTCGACAAAGGAATGAAAAGCCGCATGAGAAGTCACCTCCAGCCCTGGATCGCCAGAGCACTCTCAAGCAAGCAATTGTTGCGCGGAAAAC contains:
- a CDS encoding NAD(P)H-dependent oxidoreductase, which gives rise to MTQKVLILFAHPAQDQSEVNRPMFNTAFGIDGVTCIDLYARYPNHDIDVAAEQTRLRQHDVVIFLFPFYWYSTPAILKDWMDLVLEYNFAYGKQGTALKNKVLLPVISAGGEEKAYQEDGYNHFSLRELLRPLEQTANLCRMNFIAPFVIFGSRTAVEDHRLNDHLARWQQLLEALVEDRVDFEKAKQLEHLDTDFNGILL
- a CDS encoding SDR family NAD(P)-dependent oxidoreductase — protein: MHRIILLTGATDGIGLVTAEKLVAEGHHLLLHGRNPAKLQTVENKLKALSAGVVESYQADMSDLSEVEKLARQVSERHTRLDVIINNAGVYKTDQPITKDHLDVRFVVNTLAPYLLTKRLMPLMDRTGRVVNLASAAQEAVDLDAMAGNQAVKEDFSAYGQSKLALTMWSRQMAHGLGDTGPAIIAVNPGSLLASKMVKEGFGVAGKDLAIGADVLMRAALSEEFAKASGLYFDNDIGQFGQPHSDALNDTKCEQLVLAIEQQLTALGLPV
- a CDS encoding enoyl-CoA hydratase/isomerase family protein, translating into MEYQGFTTFSAEAQAGVLRVTFDYPPVNIQGLPMLADLNMLAQKLEADKAIKVVLFQSAHPDIFVAHADTNFLKDMSSKACTRDEVQLLDLQVVLERISKLPQATIAKIEGYARGGGHEFALACDMRFAARGKARFMQMEVGMGILPCGGGASRMARQVGLGRALEIVLGARDFDADEAEAYGTINRAFDADEIGPYVDALAERIALWPSESINATKQAVYASVDLPIEAALREEAYWLYQATSQTPALKRFKWADEQGAQFDMKNQHIWPDMLVSIQDIKD
- a CDS encoding endonuclease/exonuclease/phosphatase family protein, with the protein product MAKILSFASWNVEHFRGKPERVDRVVELLDETDPDVFALYEVYGKDVFQGLMDKMSTHNFFLTENTRDHDMEILIGFRRSLSVFVTQREEFRSKVPTLRPGALVTVRRSGKDYMLLFLHAKSFPDPRSWGLRDDMFKHATSLKRKLDRASAPDQARYLCLGDLNTMGLNATYNSLSDLSAEQEIESVTRRFKAARMKRLSKTHELSWWNGRDNYAPGSQLDHVFADNQLNMKTFAGGAQVQVIGWPEKATLSEQRQWIDEYSDHALIYGEIHS
- a CDS encoding PNPOx family protein, translating into MPPDRNNSLSQASAEISKIESIETLRRIIPDYSKTLDKRIKNALDAYSKEFIGLAKLAFLASSSPEVAICSIPCTQERLHIIDGNTLALGAMPVPEMKSASESPMAASLYLLVPGIGHALRINGVVRHEGDGCGWFRIEQLYFHCSRAAVRANLWSPAAASRLCAENMIAQSPYLLLKTINAEGKTELSPRGDEPGFVRQMADSTLIIPERPGNKVAVSLRNIIDCAEVELLFLMPGTSNTLRIMGVADIVSGDGLLARCAVNGKIPKVGIRVSIKSSQFATDSHLEEARLWHPDNMMCKTDITSFPKALAAHMNGFGLLGKATEVVVGAVVKHDLKNLY
- a CDS encoding AraC family transcriptional regulator codes for the protein MHSNHDRLPIHNVSAIAAIDLAHELIHRGLLRATQIAGISTVMATRYEEHQQGISIIERRVSEYDFVSLWQIADKAVSSKVFPGTDLGIELGVTVNPQAKGLLANWISCYDTLGQAFTCFQENIRLLNGAESWFSTDQGNQIKLSFNFNSTFTYPTMAIERSMSALLAWSAYFCGDIIDAQSATFTFKAPHHADRYPSIFGDNIRFNANENAICISKAKFEAPLTSANPYLKEILKERSGRIDLNEPSIISAKQQVAALLQSDLMTHSNIDRVSQQLHMSRATLYRKLKEEGTTFSKLLKNERLNRLPGVVSRDCNSRVACEKLGFKDVSSYYKFLKRTEVQSSL